The region TGTGGATAATTTACATAATGATGTACTATTTGGCAGCACTGCTGTTGTGTTATTGCTACACTCGCACTACTAAACGCTCAATGACAATAGCGAGGGCGTAGGAGTCTGAATCACGGCTCCATTATTATTCCTTAATGACAGGACTGGTGTCTCTTTTAGTGTCTAGCTTGTGTCGGTGGTAATTAGGGTACAGCAGATGCTCATCCTGTCATTAAAAGGCATTGTGGAGCTGAGCATTATGGGAATATGGAATCTGTTAAATAGTCTCTGTAGTCAATTTAAAATTGAGAATATTCACAGATTTAGTGGTGATAAATGCACGTGATATGTGTTGTATAACTCCTGGTCAGGGTGAAAATAATAGTTTTGTTCAAACCCCCAGCAAGTgtaatgaaatttaaaaacagcattgtGTTTGCTAAATGGCACATAAACTCGCCAAACctcacagctttaaaaaaataccTCAAAGCACTAGACTGGGGGGTGGTGTTAACTTCCCACTCTGCTGCCTTCTATGGTGTTTATATGATATTTACTCTTATGTGGGTATTTACAGCTCTGAAAAGGGGTTAGCTATAAATTTAAAATGGTGTGCACACATGCCAAATTATAACAACATGAAATCAGCATCTGCCTGGCAAATACACAAGGGGATGAACGACTGAGAAGCATCTGTGTCAGTTTGTGGAGGCTTGACATATTTGTCAAGGGCCACGAGGAGCTCTACAGAAGACAGTCTTTACAATCCGAGTACCCCTGTTCGCTCTGATCCCTATTCTGACCTCTCATTTTATGTTGTGGACTTAACCAACCACCACTGCCCCCacccaaaggaaaaaataagCCAGAAGACAATTAAACACTTAACAGCACTGTCACAACAGATCATGCTTAAATGTTCAATACAATCCCTCTGTCCATTAAGAGATAAATCAGTGCACACATGGAGCTAAGAGGTAAACAGTGGAGATACAGGTGATGTATGTAGTAATGTGATTCACAGTTAGATGAGAATGCAGTGGAGGCAGCAGCTTTAGGAGGCCAATCCCAAAAAGAATCCACCAACGAATCCACTGGACAGGACAATGTTCCTCTTTATAAAGTCTGTGGCCTACgcaagaggagagaggaacaACAGAGAgcaagatgaaagatgaaagaaattAACATCAACATACCAACTAAATGGGAGTTAATTAGCTGAGGGTGGCCGTAAATTaaggaaatgaaataatcaaGATGAGAAAATCACACATTAAACCCATCTACTGATTGCGTTTTCAACAGCATGGATACGCCACCAAACATCCATACTGCCATCAATACAtatctgtcttttgtctcttttcagccTACTGTGTCACAGCTAATAAGTGTAGTGTGGCTAAGAATCCACTAGAGGGCATTGCTACTTTGCAGATAAATACCTAGAAGGCATCATcacaaaaagggggaaaaaaaaaaagccacaattTTAGCTCCAGTTAATTACATGTCAAAAATCTGCTCAGTATGAGTGAGGTGCCTTTTCTTTAGTTACGTCAGCATCAGTCAGTTTACAAAGCAAAAGCGTTAGAGAAAAAGCAAGCTTTGTTACAGGTACCTTTACCTCCTCAATGAACGTGTTTATTTCAGGAGCtgctttgtttgctttcttcttcAAATGCTTCTTTGCTTTGTTCACGTCTTTCTCCACCTTCTTCCAGTCTACCTGCACATAGCCACTGTGATTGGCGATCTGTAGGAAAAGATTCACATTCACAGAACTGATTCTCTAGAGGTACTTTGGACTCAGTtacaaaatgtatgtttttttaaatatatatattctgtttaCAATTGCATTGGCACAATATGTTTGTACTAATAGGTCATTCTTAATTGTATTCCACTGAGCTAATGATTCCTTGATTGGCCTTATCAAATGAATTCTTCTCTGCTCTATTGCAACACCGTCTAGCAGTTTATGCTGCCTTTTAATGATACCTTATTAAATGTGGTTTATTAAGACTCTAGACATGTctggaaaaatgtaaatctaCTTTGGTagaagaaattttttttttctaaatgttaaGATTTACTAAAAACCACTATAAAAATCCATAAAGATGTTTTCAATGTATATTTTTAAGACAGCCTAGTGACCACATACTTCATATAGTCACCGGTGGCATTGCATCGGAGTTCAAATGACCTGCATCCAGCTAACACTCAACTGGCAGAAAGGACCAGGTAAGCAGCAGGGTAGTCAACTGACATCTTCAGGTGTCAATGAAGTAGGACGACAAATTATGGCTTTTTCAGAAGATGAATTACTTTCTATCACTACTGTCTAATGACTTAGGCGAGGTAAACATTGTAGTTATTTAGTCTTGCCTGTAGGAGAAGAAACCCTCCACCAACAGCAGTCGCAGCTATTTTCCCAACTCTCTGGAAGAGGTAACCAGCACACCTGCATGTgttgaggagaagaagaggtgttctttgaataataaaaattgcaTAAAGTGGATTGACATGAAATGATATATTTATAGCCTCAATTGATGAGATCCCATGAGCAGATGGATTCCTCAGACAAAACCTCACCATCCAGTCACCCCTCCCATCATGAGCTGAGTGGCCACAGAGTACTTCTCAGCAATCGGGCCTGAATTGTTCCCAAACACTCTGCTCCACCACTGGTGTCTTCGGGCATATTCTGTCAAGTCCACAACTTCATACACCTCATCTTCACTCTCTGGGTCGTCCTGGCCTGCTGTGGGTCAAGATTAAAATACAGTAGAACCACCTTCACGTCTGTGAATTCCCATTAAATGACATTACACCGCGCCGAACTTCACCACGTTTGTATTGCAGATTGTATATTTTAAACAGGGCTCTGATGATTTTAGTTGTCCAAATACAAcgaaaattaaaaatgcaccTTCTAATATGGAAAAGCACTGGAAAACTCCGATGGCTGATCCCCCCAATACTGGGAGTGCTAATATTAGCGTGCTGGCGTTTAAATGGCTGCCAATTCAATATGGAGCACACTAATATTTCTCTTGGGGTCTTAAACACGTTGATAGCGAGAGCGTGAGGAAAAATGCAATCAAAAGTCATGCTTATATTCTCGTAAACACGACTTTATTTTGAACGAGCGAAATCACTCACCTTCTCTATGGTCCACCGTCGCCATTTTGGAGAAACCAGTTATGTCATCAGGATGTTGACAATGCGAAGCCACGCCCACTCTGTGATGCATTGCCACGTCAGTTAATATTCTCTGATATCGTTT is a window of Echeneis naucrates chromosome 2, fEcheNa1.1, whole genome shotgun sequence DNA encoding:
- the LOC115055414 gene encoding FUN14 domain-containing protein 1 isoform X1, whose product is MHHRVGVASHCQHPDDITGFSKMATVDHREAGQDDPESEDEVYEVVDLTEYARRHQWWSRVFGNNSGPIAEKYSVATQLMMGGVTGWCAGYLFQRVGKIAATAVGGGFLLLQIANHSGYVQVDWKKVEKDVNKAKKHLKKKANKAAPEINTFIEEVKATDFIKRNIVLSSGFVGGFFLGLAS
- the LOC115055414 gene encoding FUN14 domain-containing protein 1 isoform X6, translating into MYTREKSEDEVYEVVDLTEYARRHQWWSRVFGNNSGPIAEKYSVATQLMMGGVTGWCAGYLFQRVGKIAATAVGGGFLLLQIANHSGYVQVDWKKVEKDVNKAKKHLKKKANKAAPEINTFIEEATDFIKRNIVLSSGFVGGFFLGLAS
- the LOC115055414 gene encoding FUN14 domain-containing protein 1 isoform X4; translated protein: MATVDHREAGQDDPESEDEVYEVVDLTEYARRHQWWSRVFGNNSGPIAEKYSVATQLMMGGVTGWCAGYLFQRVGKIAATAVGGGFLLLQIANHSGYVQVDWKKVEKDVNKAKKHLKKKANKAAPEINTFIEEVKATDFIKRNIVLSSGFVGGFFLGLAS
- the LOC115055414 gene encoding FUN14 domain-containing protein 1 isoform X5; protein product: MATVDHREGQDDPESEDEVYEVVDLTEYARRHQWWSRVFGNNSGPIAEKYSVATQLMMGGVTGWCAGYLFQRVGKIAATAVGGGFLLLQIANHSGYVQVDWKKVEKDVNKAKKHLKKKANKAAPEINTFIEEVKATDFIKRNIVLSSGFVGGFFLGLAS
- the LOC115055414 gene encoding FUN14 domain-containing protein 1 isoform X2, which gives rise to MHHRVGVASHCQHPDDITGFSKMATVDHREGQDDPESEDEVYEVVDLTEYARRHQWWSRVFGNNSGPIAEKYSVATQLMMGGVTGWCAGYLFQRVGKIAATAVGGGFLLLQIANHSGYVQVDWKKVEKDVNKAKKHLKKKANKAAPEINTFIEEVKATDFIKRNIVLSSGFVGGFFLGLAS
- the LOC115055414 gene encoding FUN14 domain-containing protein 1 isoform X3 is translated as MHHRVGVASHCQHPDDITGFSKMATVDHREAGQDDPESEDEVYEVVDLTEYARRHQWWSRVFGNNSGPIAEKYSVATQLMMGGVTGWCAGYLFQRVGKIAATAVGGGFLLLQIANHSGYVQVDWKKVEKDVNKAKKHLKKKANKAAPEINTFIEEATDFIKRNIVLSSGFVGGFFLGLAS